One window of the Salminus brasiliensis chromosome 1, fSalBra1.hap2, whole genome shotgun sequence genome contains the following:
- the LOC140550891 gene encoding mitotic checkpoint serine/threonine-protein kinase BUB1 beta-like — protein MEKEQSSAQTLMNCPFNPVERGVPSSGNGPPEEHVLQHQEQPANVQSMYCKELVSGGDAEFSFEELRAQRYFKKLNEKVLQLNKVKQELKVQIEQKQKLIQERNGTNQHQPPSSQMPEIRSAPVLPIAAKINNEPEVSSSSAMRNNLINHDEDMGQI, from the exons CTGCCCTTTCAACCCTGTGGAGAGAGGGGTCCCATCATCAGGGAATGGACCTCCAGAAGAACATGTTCTCCAACATCAAGAGCAGCCTGCAAATGTTCAGAGCATGTACTGTAAGGAGCTTGTGTCCGGAGGGGACGCAGAGTTCTCCTTCGAGGAGCTGCGTGCCCAGCGCTATTTCAAAAAGCTGAATG AAAAAGTCTTACAACTGAACAAAGTTAAGCAGGAACTGAAGGTTCAGATtgagcagaaacagaaactcATCCAAGAGAGAAATGGCACAAACCAACATCAG ccTCCTTCCTCACAGATGCCTGAAATTAGAAGTGCTCCTGTTCTTCCTATTGCAGCAAAAATTAATAATGAGCCTGAAGTGTCAAGCAGCTCTGCGATGAG aaacaatttaataaaccatGATGAAGACATGGGACAAA TTTAG